From a region of the Ananas comosus cultivar F153 unplaced genomic scaffold, ASM154086v1, whole genome shotgun sequence genome:
- the LOC109705809 gene encoding uncharacterized protein LOC109705809 yields the protein MQRQEARFEQLQEVVERQAAAATAATAVGDRDPPAPSTPTPVEAEGEGIAAVPMAAVPPLTSAPPTASGSATLNTTADEVERERALTALMKFMKFKTPTFERGKVEPSVVESWCFLMDSNKAKRWVDYSRVSKEYLDGVEAFLNFAFENNSIDGKIPCPCQKCVLYYHQIRADAFDHLVVNGIMPGYDSWFYHGETTSSLSPSHGVHLEQKNYKSDDMVGMLHDAFGVHNLAADIDIDCRDSAEPNVDDFGIEQPAEQFSSEWEKFKELLEDADDELYLGCRKFSKLSFILHLYNIKCRFGWSNESVGALLKLLIDVFLEGAKLPSSFNEAKNIIEGLGMKYNKIHACPNDCILFWKEKENDDFCSICGTSRWKNNKKSTLSDAPILKKKKKSIPAKVLRHFPIKPRLQRLFMSSKTSDFMTWHEGGRIKDGILRHSADSEAWKNFDSRYPEFAIDPRNVRLGLATDGFNPYGTMRSNYSIWPIILIPYNFPPWLCMKKPNFILSLLIPGPRGPGNDIDVYLQPLIEELIELWEVGVETYDASCKKTFQMHTAVMWTINDFPAYGNLSGWSTYGSFACL from the exons atgcagcgccaggaggctcgaTTCGAGCAACTCCAGGAAGttgtggagcggcaagcggcaGCGGCGACGGCCGCGACGGCGGTAGGAGAtcgcgatccgcccgcaccttcgACACCCACGCCGGTAgaggctgagggtgagggcatagcggcggttccgatggCGGCGGTTCCCCCGCTGACAAGTGCGCCTCCgacagcttcgggttcggcgacactCAATACGACGGCTGACGAAGTGGAGCGGGAACGTGCGCTGACGGCTCTGATGAAGTTCATGAAGTTTAAGACACCAACTTTTGAACGGGGAAAAGTGgagccgtcggtggtggagtcttgg TGTTTTCTTATGGATAGTAACAAGGCAAAGAGATGGGTAGACTATAGCAGAGTGAGTAAAGAATATTTGGATGGAGTAGAGGCCTTTCttaattttgcatttgaaaaTAATTCCATCGATGGAAAAATTCCGTGCCCTTGTCAAAAATGTGTGCTTTACTACCACCAAATTCGGGCTGACGCATTCGATCATCTTGTGGTCAATGGAATTATGCCAGGATATGATTCGTGGTTTTATCACGGAGAAACAACATCATCATTAAGTCCTTCACATGGAGTTCATTTAGAACAGAAGAACTATAAAAGTGATGACATGGTAGGAATGTTGCATGATGCTTTTGGAGTACACAATCTAGCAGCAGATATAGACATAGATTGTAGGGACTCTGCAGAGCCAAATGTAGATGATTTTGGTATCGAACAACCGGCAGAGCAGTTTTCTTCAGAATGGGAGAAGTTCAAAGAGCTACTAGAAGATGCCGACGACGAATTATATCTAGGATGTCGTAAATTTTCTAAGTTGTCCTTTATATTGCATCTTTATAATATAAAGTGTCGTTTTGGATGGTCAAATGAGTCGGTCGGCGCATTGCTTAAACTTTTAATAGATGTGTTTCTTGAGGGTGCAAAGTTGCCGAGTTCTTTTAATGAAGCAAAGAACATTATCGAAGGATTAGGGATGAAGTATAACAAGATTCATGCTTGCCCTAATGATTGCATattattttggaaagaaaaggagaatgATGATTTTTGCTCAATTTGCGGAACTTCTCgatggaaaaataataaaaaaagtaccCTCAGTGATGCAccaattttgaagaaaaaaaagaaaagtattcCGGCGAAGGTGTTGAGGCATTTTCCTATAAAACCAAGGCTTCAGAGGCTGTTTATGTCATCTAAAACATCAGATTTCATGACATGGCATGAGGGAGGTCGAATTAAGGATGGCATTTTGAGGCATTCAGCTGACTCTGAAGCATGGAAGAATTTTGATTCTCGCTATCCAGAGTTTGCCATTGACCCACGTAATGTTAGACTTGGATTAGCGACTGATGGCTTTAATCCATATGGGACGATGCGAAGTAACTATAGTATATGGCCTATTATTTTAATCCCGTATAACTTTCCACCGTGGTTGTGCATGAAGAAACCGAACTTCATCCTTTCTTTGCTTATTCCTGGCCCAAGAGGACCTGGAAATGACATCGATGTGTATTTGCAGCCTCTTATAGAGGAGTTGATTGAACTATGGGAAGTAGGTGTGGAAACTTATGATGCCTCGTGCAAAAAGACTTTCCAAATGCATACCGCAGTTATGTGGACTATAAATGATTTTCCGGCTTATGGAAATTTATCTGGTTGGTCCACTTATGGTTCTTTTGCATGTCTGTAA